The DNA segment CATGAAGGGAAAGAGATGGGTTAATCAAGAATGGTCTGATTTTCAAAAGTCCCATTTCAAAGCTGGGTAGTATAGACACAGAACTGCATCCAAAAGAAGAGCTtgggaagacagaagaaagaaacacGGCACTGAGAATGGCTGTTTTCTAGCgtgaggcagcagctccctaCCTCTGTGTTCTGGGTGTCCTGAATCTCCAGAGCAACATAAACAAGGGGAGCATTCTGCTCCACTACTGGTGCAGGTATtagaggcgggggggggcggaaatCATCTTTAAGCACTCACGAAGGAAGccaaaaacaaatgtaaaaattctGAAGCAGCTCAGATTGACACTGTGAGATCTGCCCAGCACACCCGAGGGTCCAGATTACTTACTCTTGCTACTGCTCTGTCAGAAAGGTATCCAGCAGCAATGCTTCCCACCAGACCCCCAATCTCCAAGGCACTCATGTAGGAACTACCTAGAATGTAGGTGAAGCAAAGAACAGGCCATCAGGTTCGGTCACAACAGCAAAGCTGCTGCATGCTTTAGACCCAGCTCAACTGCTGTCAGCTCACCACGAGCTCAGAGCAGGTCTGCTGGACAAGACCCTCCAGCTCATCCTTGTACAGGAATGCCTGTCTACCAGTCCCAGGAGGGCCCTGGCACAAGAGAGCACTGGGGCACTTGGCGCATGCAGTAACTTCATCAGTGAGTTGTTTCACTCTACGTGTATCTAAATGAACAGGTAGGAGGTAAGCAAACAAGTCCCTCAGATGTGTGTCCTTTTGCTGTACCCAGTCGAGCTCTCTGCCACACCTCCCAAATTGTAGCCACAAAGcttaaaaatgaagctttgcGTCTTACCCACAAGCACAGATTGTCCCCTCTCCTGGATCAGGAAGAGCTGTCCCCAGTCAGTACAGCATGTTTTCACTCCAAAAACGACCAGGTAGCCTGTTGAGAGCACCCAGAGGTACGGcgagagcagcagctctgtcaAAGTGCTATTGTCGCTGGAGGAACCTGTAAGGAACATCAGGAGGAACGTTACTACTGCTTGAGCACAGCTACTGAACCACACCGACTCAGTGGCACTACAGACACATCTGCAAACAGGATTCATGCATAAGGATGTCCTCACCGGGGAAGATATTCATAGCTACCTGTAGTGAACGGCTTTACCTCCCCCTTGTTCTGGGTTTGCTGCGATTTCAGAATCTTTTCTGTCAACTTATTCCACACTCACTAAAGATTTCAAAAGAATAATCAAAACACTACTCccagtaattttctgtattgCACTTGCCAATAAACCCTTCACAAAGGTTGTCAGAAAAATGATCTGCTTCTCCAGATTTTGCGCTAATGCTTTTAAGCTCTGCCTGTGAATGCCACTACACAGACCCAAACAAAGATGCTGACTTTCAGGTGCTACCTTTATTTTTGCATCAGTCGCCCAAGAACGCCTACAAACCTACCCTCCCCAGAGAACGCTCTAGGGAAGCGATACTGGTTTTGTACACACAGAGGTCAAGTCTAGCAGCACAGGCATTGCAGGACAGTGTGGAAGGTAGGCTGAGTTTCCACTGGCCTTTAAAATCCTATAGCAAACCTCTGTTGCAATTCCCCTCTACCTGTTCtgctttcagagcagcactaCACTCAGTGGTCTGAACAAACATTTACTAACTAGATGTCCTAGGTTAGGACAGAAAACACTGAGCAGAGTCCACCGCAAGCTAGGGGTCAAGAGAACCACGGCggggtgaggggagacctgCCTGTTCTTTGGTAACATGGAGGTCAGCTTAAGGAAGCATTCCCTGCTgtagcctttttttcctctctttccagtACCCCTCAGAAGGCTTGGTTCACAGTCTAAGCCAATAAAAGCCCAAGAAAACAAGGGCGCTGTTAGCAGGAAGACATTACACAGATGGGCAGATGAAACGGCCAGCCACGAGTGCCTCAGCAACGCACACACGGTCACCGGCAGGCCAAGGAACAGTACTAATTGGCGGTCaggctcctcctctgctctgctgcactTCGCTGTGACGGTCTCAGAAGCCTGTATATGGGCCCCTTCCCACAAGATTACACTGGGGCTTGGTTTATACGATTTAGAACTTCAACAGAGCAGCTCGACAGTTACTAGAacaaagctgctgaaaacaACCCCTTACACATATCCTGCCAAGCACTCATTTTGGGAAGTGGGAAGGCCAGAGGTCTCAGTATACCGAGCGTGACACATTTGCACCAGAACAGAGACAGAAGGCACCGCACCTTCTCCCGCAGCTGCCCGCTTATAGTGAAGGCCCGTGCTcacctttcttccctttcttggCTCCTTGTTCAATGTTGGGTAGCCCAACATCCGACGGCTCGTTTTTAATCAGGACAAGGCAAACAAAAGAGACAACCACGCAGATGAAGCCAGAGAAGGACAAAGTCATGCGCCAATCGTAGTTCAGAGACACGAGAGCAGCGACAATGGGGCCTAAGCCTCCAGCCAAGTTCATGCTTGTAGACAGGATTGCCCACCAAGTCCCAAACTGGGAAGGCTCAAACCACTGTGcaacaacaagaaaaatggCATGAGGtctgagaaaaagagagacGCTACACCTGAAAATCCTCAATCACAGCCCACGCTGCAGGTTCAAGGCAATTCAGACCCAGATCTACAAAAGCAGGTAAAGGGAGTGCCTACTCTTTGCTACCTTAGTCACGCAGGGAACTCCAAACGTTACGCAAGTGTCAGCTACAGGAGCTTGACAGGTGCTCATACCACGAGCCAGCTTGGAGTTATTTCCATTTACAGATGATGAAACCGAGATGTGGGCTGGGAGAGGCAAATTTAAGAGCGCACAGTTCTGTGCACTCACTTGCTCGGAACAGCGTCCTCCTAGAAAGGTCTGCTGGCACAGGACTGTGAAGGGATATGCAGAGAGTCACAGCGTAACTTTAGGACTTGCTGTTGCACTAAGTATCAAGCACGATCGGCCCTGCATTGCAAGGTGCACTTGGAGCCAGAACCACTTGGGCGGTGGCTGTCGGCAGGAAAACGTCCGAGTGCTACATTCATGAACGTCTTCAGAAAACACTATGCGTATTGTTTCTGTTATTCGGGAACTTCCTTTCTGTGCACACAACCATCCCAGTCAGTCCTTTTCTCCCTAGCTAGATGAGGCTAGATGCCTCACAGAAGGGAAACGCAGTTGTTCACCTCCCCTTGTTCTGCAAGTATGTCCATTCCTAGATTTTACATCTTTCAAGAGAGGTTAGCACGTGGCTGACCTCCTTTCCTTCTACCCTAAGGCAGAAATCGATCCGTTCTATTTAGATTGTCACAAAACCCAAATACGTGCCATTTAGAGGCTCGACTCACACTGTTCCTCCATGTTACCCGGTTTTCTACCTGAACAGCCTGCAATTTGTAATTCCTGAGTTCCCTGAGTGTGCAGATGGAATTCTGCTCATCGTTCCTGGCCCAGCAGCAAACCGCCGCAACagcaaagagagaagcagaCCTCTGCGCACTTAAAATACTGGATTCCGACAAATGATGTCTCTTACAGCAGAGAAGGTCTGCTAGCAGGAGAAGTTACTCACAAAACTGAGCGAGAATCGAGGCACGTAAATGCAAGAGCTAACAAACATTTTGAATCTTTGCTCAAGTAAGCGGAACCTTGTGCACGGAAACTTGCTCCGCAGCCAGAAAGCGCAGCTAGTGGTTTTGACCTCCTTGGCTTGAAGGAGGCAGGAATGGGTGCAACTCCTCTGAATGGGAGAAAGCATTCCTGCAACGTGGTCTGCACAGACCTGCTGCCGTGAGAGCTCAGAAGAGCTGCGAGATGTTTCCCCCTCGCCTTTCCCAGCAAACACTTACTTTTCGCAGTATCTTGCCGCAGGGCGGCCAGCCTAGGCCCTGGGCCAAGCCATTGAGGAACCAGAGCCCAGCAAAGGCCGTGACGGTGGAGCTCCAGGAGAAGACCACGTTGACCAAGCCCACCATCAGGAGGCCGGAGGAGAAGAGCCAGCGGGCGCTCATTTGGTCGGAGAGGACGCCGCTGATGAACTTGCTGATGGCGTACGCTGCAGACTGGCTGCTGGTGACGAGACCTGTGGCGGGGCAGAGCCCCAGACCTGCCTCAGCCAGGCGGCACGGCGACCTGCCCCGCCGTTAAAGCCAGCACCGAGCAGCCCATGGGGGCCCCCGGGGACCGGCACTCACCCAGTTCGTCTTTCCCCAGCGGCACCTCGGCCATGACGGCGGGCATGACGAAGGAGAAGGTTTTGCGGTTGAAGTAGTACAGCGTGTACCCGACGAACATGGCCGCGAAGATTACGGCCCGGTACCGCCCGTACCCGCCGGCCGCCATCCCGCCGCGCTCCTCCGCGGCCAGGCGGGAACGGGACAGGCGACGCCGGGGACGGCTCGGGCGGCGGGACCGGCGACCGCCCCCGGCTCCtgcggcagccccggcccgccccgccccgcgcggaagccccgccccggcccgcccgccccgcggccccgttCCGGCGCCGAGCACAGACCCTGGCTGCAGCCGCGCCCTTGGGTGACCTTTCCGCGCCTCCCGCAAGAAGCAAAGCCCTTTTTAAGAGACTGGCAGgaagtgtaatttttatttttggttggAGAGGCCAAAATGGAGAACAACATCAGATGCACATTCACAGGTGTCCGCGTGAGTCGATCAGAGGCTCCACTCGTGTACTGCAACAGCACGAGCGTCCCGAGGAGCCCAGAGGCTGCGGCCAAGGGCAGGGAGGTTCACAATGAAGCCACTCCGAGTGCAcgagagagggaggaaggaggacagTTATGATGAACTCTGccagttttggttttgcctaACCCTGCGCCTCCTCTCTGATCCGTTACCAGCTGTCACTCTGACTACAAGATACACCAACACCTTTCCTCTCCCAGTCTCCTTTGCGCTCCGTGTTGCCATTTctgagctttttattttatagtaaaTGATTAACAGAATCTTTTTGTCACGGTTTTCAGACTCTGCTACAGAGCACGGATAGGGATGGTCTTAACAACAGTCTGTGGAAAACAGACACTTCCTTATCTCGCAGCACGGACCATCCACCTCCCCAATTCTGTTCCACCATCCCGTGAATCCAAATGAGAACACACCTCCCCTCAGCTGAAATCAAACCGTATCTTTAAGCTAGGGCCTCATATGCATAGACAACACCATGTCAGCTACATATGCTTCTGCATTAATCCCATTTGTCTTCACCAGAGGAGGTGTGGCACAGAGTTTATGTTCCAAGGTACTTCCTAAAGCTTAAGAATGTTTCTTTACTGCTTTCTCTCCACAGAAGAGTCACTTCGGTGACTTCCATACTGAAACTGAGACAATTCTCGGTGGGCACACTGCCACCTTTAAACAcgtaagaaaacaaaaaaccaattCACTAAGTTAGTAGCGGCAAAAtccccagaaagaaaaaataaaatttacatcTCTATCCCATTTTGTTGTCAGACTGTTTGTTGTGTTCTGTTTACATCATGACTAACCAGCTCCAttataaaaacaagaaagtaacCATGAAATAAATAGATGTTGACACTAGTGGGATTTCAGGGGTGTTATAATTCATCgtttttcctgctttctcctccagcttgtgtcttcttctctttcttggaCCCTGTGTAATGAAGTAAACTCAGTTACACACTGTAACAGTTTTTACAGCATACAAAGCAGCTCTGGAAGTCCCTGCCATTCATTAAGTATTCCACCAAACTCTCAGTCTATGGTACAGAAGTCAGGGGAATGCTTTGAGGACTGACACTCAGCTCCACAGAGCTGAAGACATTACTGCCCTCCATCTGTTGAGCATTGCTGTCCTCACAACAGGACTGGCAGAATACACACACCTGCACATCAGCTCTTTAACAAAGACAGGCTTACAGCTACGGGACTGGCTATAAACTGCAGTGACCAAGGCACAAAGCAGCTGCCGAGGCAGGAGGCAGCGGTACACTGTAACTTCACACTCAACAACGAAACGTAGGAACAGCGAGGAACCAAAATCTGTGTCTTCCTCTTCGCACAACTAACAATCGCTTCACCTTTGGGGGTTCTACCGTCTTACTACCTCCTACAGCTAAAGAGATGGAAAGAAGCACACAGACAGCTTGTACTTGTAGCTACCAAGTTCCAGACCATTAGTCAAACATTTACCCACCAGAGTCTGATCCAGGCTCATCATCTGTTGCTACTTTCTCAGCTGTAGGAGGTTCCTTGGCTGGATCGATATCCTCAGGTTTGTCTATgtttaaagcagaaagaaacagcacagAAGTTAAGGGAGAATACATGGGATATCAGGTGCAGGGAGACTGGGTGACTAGTGGTGAGGTTTACAAACAAGCCAGCTGTGGTGCCTCAGCAGGACTGTAGTAATTCACTCTCACAGTGGATCTCTGTAACACTCAGAGAAGCATCACAGAACTGCTCCTTTTTTCTCACTGCCTCTGTGTGCCAGGCTTTATGTCTCTACAAGCCCTGGAGATTCACTGGTTGCACAGGCAAGTCACCTTTGAAGCTGCGACTATAAGCAGGGTCTCTTATGCAGGCCAGAGGAACCGGCAGGGAACTCTGTTGACAAACAGCAGTCTAGATTTAAAAGGACCAGGGCACTCAGGACCTGAGGATCTTGAAAAGTTCAGAAAACTGTAAGTCTTAGTGCCCcaagagattttaatttttttttaatggggtcCATCTAAGGCACAAACCTCTCTCATTAACAGCTCATTCCGCTCCTTGATATAGGACACAACCTTGAAAACTTGCTCTGGACACCCAGAATGGAATTGATGGCTTATAAGGCAGCCAGCCAACCAGACAGATACCGAGTTAACCATCCTAGGAACATTATATATACTTTCTGTTCCTTCACAGGAAAAcgcaaaaaaaacaaaaccacaaaacacaaatGGTGGGTGGAAAAGGACACTGCCCTACCTGGATTTTCCCAGCTGTCTTTGAAAACTAAGAGGAGAATCATTTGTTCCTAGAGTTAACAATTGTCTTCACTTATTTAGCTCCCTTTCACTCAAGGCAGAGAGATACGAGCATGCTACATGTGGTAATTATAACTAGGAGTTATATACCCACTCCCCACCCGCTCCTTACCTTCTTGTTTCCCCTCCGTGGGAGGGATAGTGTTCTCAGTCTCAGAAGTTGCTGTAGCATTCTTGCCTGAATTGGTTTTTGCAGTGGTGTTCTcctttttgggtttgggttttgcaAACTTGGCCTTATTCAGAAGATACTGCACTTCCCTGTCCAGGGCTGCTATCTTGAGCTCTATATCTTTGGACAGCAGGATGGGTTTCTCAGTAGGAGAGAGCTTGTTCTGTTCAGCCAGTGTCTCATTTTTCCAAGTCTGTGGGATGGGAGGGAAAAGGtgcttttcagatgctttttgcACTGTACATCACAGTATCTCAAAGTCACCACTCCTGGGCCTTCTAATTTACTCAGGATAATGCTGCTCCCTGCTACATTTCCACCAGCTTCTTAGTTACCCAGATGTAGGACAAAACGAAGAAACAGAACCCTCAAAGCCCagcatctgcttttaaaaacgGCAGCCAGATTACTGGGCTACACCACCGCTCCTGGAGACAACTGTCCACATGCAATGCGAGAACTATTATCCCCCCAAAGCAGTCTGGGGTCAAGCTGGGCATTAGAAAACACCGAAACACAGAAGAGGTTTGCTGGTGGCATGGAAACAAGACATGCACACTCTATTCCATAACCTTGACTGAAAGCACATCACCTATTACTTCAGGCAGGAAACACAACCCAAACAACTGccacccccaccctcccccaGAATCATTCAATTCTTTATTACCGTTGTTTCATTGATGGCCTTTTCCAGTGTACTCAGTTCCACTTCTGTGAATATCTGGTCAGACTCTGGAATCATTCGGGCTCCCCTTAAAGATAAGAAGAAAGTTCATTTCTGTTAAACCAAAAGAGACTGTACCTTGGCAACTCAGTGTTTACAGCTCCAGTAATCATAATAACTATCCACTGCATATATCAACCAATTAGTACGTTTTACATTTAGGTCTCTTGCATCTGCTGGAAACTGAGTTCTAAAATCAATCTCTGGATGCTAAGAATGAAATACAGAGCCAGCAAATGCAGCTATCACGACATTAGAAAAACAGAGATGATAGAAAAAACTGAGGCCGCACGACCAAGAGGGAAAAATCCACTTGCAAATGGCACGTACAGTATTGGACACTTCTTGCCCCCCATTTTAAACACAGCTTGCATGCTTCTGTTAATGGTTTCTGGAGAACTGAGCACTAGTAAGCAGGGCTTTGGTCTTCTTTTCTCAAGAAGGCCTAGTGACTTCCAGACCACATTCCATCTGGTCATGTTCTGTTGGCATCCTCTTATGTTATCAGCTGCACAACTCTCCTTCCCAACAGCTTGCTCTTACTTGAGAAAGATGGTTGAGTGGTTGAGCAGACTTTCCAGGGCAGCCAGGCGTTCTGGccactttctcctttcctcGACACGGAAGAAGAGGTTCCTACAAAGCTTTTTCAGCTCCGAAAGCTTGTCTTTCAGCTCCTGCAaatgggggagaggggaaaggagacaACTAGTTTGTTCACCGTCTAACATAGTAAACCTTCAGAAGTTAAAATGGCAGCTTTTGTCGTTCTCTCTATCAAATATACTGTTTCAGTACAGTAAAAAGAGCCACGTGACTAAGCTTTACGTGGAATCAACAGGTTACTGCTGAAGCTGTTGAAGATGCACCCACAGCTAGAAGAACTTCATATTTTGTTC comes from the Gavia stellata isolate bGavSte3 chromosome 26, bGavSte3.hap2, whole genome shotgun sequence genome and includes:
- the SLC37A4 gene encoding glucose-6-phosphate exchanger SLC37A4 isoform X2 codes for the protein MAAGGYGRYRAVIFAAMFVGYTLYYFNRKTFSFVMPAVMAEVPLGKDELGLVTSSQSAAYAISKFISGVLSDQMSARWLFSSGLLMVGLVNVVFSWSSTVTAFAGLWFLNGLAQGLGWPPCGKILRKWFEPSQFGTWWAILSTSMNLAGGLGPIVAALVSLNYDWRMTLSFSGFICVVVSFVCLVLIKNEPSDVGLPNIEQGAKKGKKGSSSDNSTLTELLLSPYLWVLSTGYLVVFGVKTCCTDWGQLFLIQERGQSVLVGSSYMSALEIGGLVGSIAAGYLSDRAVARVGLSSYGNPRHTLLLSMMAGMCVSMFLFRVTVTGDSPKLWILTLGAVFGFSSYGPIALFGVIANESAPANLCGTSHAIVALMANVGGFLAGLPFSTIAKHYSWATAFWVAEITCTGSTVAFFLLRNIRTKMGRIPRKAD
- the SLC37A4 gene encoding glucose-6-phosphate exchanger SLC37A4 isoform X1, translating into MAAGGYGRYRAVIFAAMFVGYTLYYFNRKTFSFVMPAVMAEVPLGKDELGLVTSSQSAAYAISKFISGVLSDQMSARWLFSSGLLMVGLVNVVFSWSSTVTAFAGLWFLNGLAQGLGWPPCGKILRKWFEPSQFGTWWAILSTSMNLAGGLGPIVAALVSLNYDWRMTLSFSGFICVVVSFVCLVLIKNEPSDVGLPNIEQGAKKGKKGSSSDNSTLTELLLSPYLWVLSTGYLVVFGVKTCCTDWGQLFLIQERGQSVLVGSSYMSALEIGGLVGSIAAGYLSDRAVARVGLSSYGNPRHTLLLSMMAGMCVSMFLFRVTVTGDSPKENHFWTVALQPLADLTGLKEHELWILTLGAVFGFSSYGPIALFGVIANESAPANLCGTSHAIVALMANVGGFLAGLPFSTIAKHYSWATAFWVAEITCTGSTVAFFLLRNIRTKMGRIPRKAD